A region from the Lycium barbarum isolate Lr01 chromosome 8, ASM1917538v2, whole genome shotgun sequence genome encodes:
- the LOC132605545 gene encoding nitrogen regulatory protein P-II homolog: protein MASSASLSKSNFSLHSFSSSSSSQLPHFTCIATPPKLPRFFPSQFTIKRFPNAPIIRAQSSPDFVADAKFYKVEAILRPWRIQQVSSALLKMGIRGVTVSDVRGFGAQGGLTERQAGSEFSEDTFVAKVKMEIVVSKDQVEGVIAKIIEEARTGEIGDGKIFLTPISDVIRVRTGERGEKAERMMGGHADIASSLSTP from the exons ATGGCCTCCTCTGCTTCACTTTCCAAATCCAATTTCTCCCTTCattccttctcttcttcttcttcttcacaattGCCTCATTTCACTTGCATTGCCACTCCACCCAAGCTCCCTCGCTTCTTCCCATCCCAATTCACCATCAAACGCTTTCCAAATGCCCCAATTATCAGAGCCCAAAGCTCTCCAG ATTTCGTCGCCGATGCCAAGTTTTACAAAGTCGAAGCTATTCTAAG ACCTTGGAGAATTCAACAGGTTTCTTCG GCACTATTGAAAATGGGCATTCGTGGTGTCACTGTCTCGGATGTTCGTGGTTTTGGCGCCCAAGGTGGCTTGACTGAGAGGCAAGCTG GCTCTGAATTCTCCGAGGACACGTTTGTAGCAAAAGTTAAAATGGAGATTGTTGTCAGCAAAGACCAG GTTGAAGGAGTCATTGCAAAGATAATTGAAGAGGCAAGAACTGGTGAAATTGGTGATGGAAAGATCTTCT tGACTCCCATATCTGATGTGATAAGAGTTCGCACTG GAGAACGGGGAGAAAAGGCAGAGAGGATGATGGGAGGGCATGCTGATATTGCCTCTTCATTATCAACTCCTTGA
- the LOC132605546 gene encoding galactinol synthase 1-like isoform X1: protein MAPEIVSVRGQMVKPTILTNNNNNNNNNNNNNNNNKNKNKNASNTKAYVTFLTGNGDYVKGVVGLAKGLRKVQAAYPLVVAVLPDVPEEHRRILEAQGCIVREIEPVYPPENQTQFAMAYYVINYSKLRIWGFVEYEKMIYLDGDIQVYDNIDHLFDLPDGHFYAVMDCFCEKTWSHTPQYKIGYCQQCPDKVKWPNDNEELGQPPSLYFNAGMFVFESDLDTYKDLLKTLKITPPTPFAEQDFLNMYFKNIYKPIPLTYNLVLAMLWRHPENVKLDEVKVVHYCAAGSKPWRYTGEEENMEREDKKMLVKKWWDIYNDGSLDYKKPVNQGADNSEPINLQPLIAAAMSEAGAAHYLTAPSAA from the exons ATGGCTCCGGAAATTGTGTCAGTGAGAGGACAAATGGTAAAACCAACGATTCTaaccaataataataataataataataataataataataataataataataataaaaataaaaataaaaatgcatCAAATACTAAAGCATATGTTACGTTCTTAACTGGAAATGGGGACTACGTGAAGGGAGTCGTTGGTTTGGCTAAGGGTTTGAGGAAGGTACAAGCGGCGTATCCGCTCGTGGTGGCGGTGCTTCCTGATGTACCGGAGGAGCACCGCCGTATATTGGAGGCTCAAGGTTGCATTGTTAGGGAGATTGAGCCTGTTTATCCACCCGAGAATCAAACTCAATTCGCCATGGCTTATTACGTCATTAATTATTCCAAGCTTCGTATATGGGGG TTTGTGGAGTACGAGAAGATGATATACCTAGACGGTGACATACAGGTGTACGACAACATTGATCATCTATTTGATTTGCCTGATGGCCACTTTTATGCGGTGATGGACTGCTTCTGCGAGAAAACATGGAGTCACACACCTCAATATAAAATAGGCTACTGCCAGCAATGCCCAGACAAAGTGAAGTGGCCCAATGACAATGAGGAATTGGGTCAACCACCTTCCCTTTATTTTAACGCTGGCATGTTCGTGTTCGAGTCCGACCTTGACACTTACAAAGACCTCTTGAAGACCCTTAAGATCACTCCTCCTACTCCCTTTGCTGAACAG GACTTCCTGAACATGTATTTCAAGAATATTTACAAGCCAATACCTCTAACTTACAATCTTGTCTTAGCAATGTTATGGCGTCATCCAGAGAATGTTAAATTGGACGAAGTAAAAGTTGTACATTATTGTGCAGCG GGATCAAAGCCATGGAGGTACACAGGGGAGGAAGAGAACATGGAAAGGGAAGACAAAAAAATGCTGGTGAAGAAATGGTGGGACATTTACAATGATGGGTCCTTGGACTACAAGAAGCCGGTCAACCAAGGAGCGGATAATTCAGAACCCATAAATTTGCAGCCATTGATTGCAGCAGCTATGTCTGAAGCTGGTGCAGCGCACTATCTCACTGCGCCCTCCGCTGCTTAG
- the LOC132605546 gene encoding galactinol synthase 1-like isoform X2, whose product MAPEIVSVRGQMVKPTILTNNNNNNNNNNNNNNNNKNKNKNASNTKAYVTFLTGNGDYVKGVVGLAKGLRKVQAAYPLVVAVLPDVPEEHRRILEAQGCIVREIEPVYPPENQTQFAMAYYVINYSKLRIWGFVEYEKMIYLDGDIQVYDNIDHLFDLPDGHFYAVMDCFCEKTWSHTPQYKIGYCQQCPDKVKWPNDNEELGQPPSLYFNAGMFVFESDLDTYKDLLKTLKITPPTPFAEQGSKPWRYTGEEENMEREDKKMLVKKWWDIYNDGSLDYKKPVNQGADNSEPINLQPLIAAAMSEAGAAHYLTAPSAA is encoded by the exons ATGGCTCCGGAAATTGTGTCAGTGAGAGGACAAATGGTAAAACCAACGATTCTaaccaataataataataataataataataataataataataataataataataaaaataaaaataaaaatgcatCAAATACTAAAGCATATGTTACGTTCTTAACTGGAAATGGGGACTACGTGAAGGGAGTCGTTGGTTTGGCTAAGGGTTTGAGGAAGGTACAAGCGGCGTATCCGCTCGTGGTGGCGGTGCTTCCTGATGTACCGGAGGAGCACCGCCGTATATTGGAGGCTCAAGGTTGCATTGTTAGGGAGATTGAGCCTGTTTATCCACCCGAGAATCAAACTCAATTCGCCATGGCTTATTACGTCATTAATTATTCCAAGCTTCGTATATGGGGG TTTGTGGAGTACGAGAAGATGATATACCTAGACGGTGACATACAGGTGTACGACAACATTGATCATCTATTTGATTTGCCTGATGGCCACTTTTATGCGGTGATGGACTGCTTCTGCGAGAAAACATGGAGTCACACACCTCAATATAAAATAGGCTACTGCCAGCAATGCCCAGACAAAGTGAAGTGGCCCAATGACAATGAGGAATTGGGTCAACCACCTTCCCTTTATTTTAACGCTGGCATGTTCGTGTTCGAGTCCGACCTTGACACTTACAAAGACCTCTTGAAGACCCTTAAGATCACTCCTCCTACTCCCTTTGCTGAACAG GGATCAAAGCCATGGAGGTACACAGGGGAGGAAGAGAACATGGAAAGGGAAGACAAAAAAATGCTGGTGAAGAAATGGTGGGACATTTACAATGATGGGTCCTTGGACTACAAGAAGCCGGTCAACCAAGGAGCGGATAATTCAGAACCCATAAATTTGCAGCCATTGATTGCAGCAGCTATGTCTGAAGCTGGTGCAGCGCACTATCTCACTGCGCCCTCCGCTGCTTAG